aaagaaaacaaaattaacgaAGGTTCAATCTATAATGTGGCATAACCATTCCGTGAAACGAGTTCGTATATTATCTTGAGAGCAAACTTGATTTTGAAAGCTTCACAAACATTTTGTACTCAATGATACCATGAACCTATTATTTTATACACCTAGATACAATCTAAGTCACAATTTCTCCTGTTCATAATTGTCAAACCTTTGATCCTTCGAATTCAGAACAGAGAACCAAACTATTCAACAAAAGAGAAATAGTAACTATCGTAAGAAAAGAAGCACAcgaaaattagtgtaagattatGAACACAGGACATCTCAGTTCATGAAGTAATTAATTTCTCTCTCCAAATGACAGTGATTAATTACAAAAGTATCTTCAGCTGAAGGAATGGCGGGGTGACGAGAAGAAGCGAAGAGGTGAAAGCATTCCCATGAAGCCTGGCGAAGCAAGACCATTGATTTTCTGGTGCTTAAGCATGTTGTAACCTTCATGTTCTGGTCGTTTTCCACCTCTCACATGCTTATTGAAGGTTCCACACTTCACCATCTTCATCATCCACCACCTTTTCTTCGCTGGGCGTTGATCGCTGGAGTTCATCTTATGCTGCATGAACTCCATCACCACGTGCAGGCCCTGCTCCACCACCTCCACCGAGGGACAAACCAGAGGGTTCCCTTCAACACTTAGCTTCTTCAGGTTCTTGAGGCACCCAATGGATTCGGGCAAGGTCTTGATGTTGTTGTAGCTGACATCAAGTTCAACCAGGGACAAGAGGAGCCCTATGGAATAAGGGAGGGTTTCCAAGTACTGGAAGTTCTGGCTCACATTCAGTGTCTCAAGGTTGATGAGGTTCTCAAGGTCCTCCGGAAGTGCCCTTAGGCAGTTCAACCGTGCATCCAGAACCTTCAATGATGTTAGGTGTGAGGTCGAGCTAGGAAGAAAAACCAGCTTGTTCGAGTTCACCGAGAGCTTCTTCAGGTTTATCAGCTCAAACCCTATTGTGTCTGGTAACTTGCTCAGCTTGTTGAAGTTCGCATTCAGTTCTTCCAATGCTCTGATGAACCACCATCAACAATGATAATATGAACTACTTGAAGTTTAGTGAAAGATCATGCAGAATTAATTCTtcaataattaatgttattttctttcttgcaCTCTTTTAATCAAGTGATAATTTTGATTCGCAaggaattaaaatattgaatttgtgATGTAAACTAGAAAAGCTTAATAATGCATGGCATGTTGAATTAGGATggaaaatgattgaagaattaGAGTAATTAAATGGAGATTGTTGTTGTGGTTAAACATAGTCCACGTTTGACTTggaatattatagatttattattatttattggtttGACAATGCAAAAGGTTGAGGTTCGTGATCATCAATTATAATTGGCAATCGATTCGTTGCCTCAATCAGTTTCAATCAAATTAACGTAGatatttcaaatttgtattaatttcaAGTGCACCTACCTTTGATTTTGATGTACGATCCAAATAATATAACAACAATCACGGagaatcatatataaaaaaaatgaaatgttcgttttttcaaattgtaatcCTTGATTTGTGACGGCACCAGTTTTCCAaattatttaactcatttttcttcaaaagaaaagTATATGGGTTGCTATCATCAGTTACATAATTTTCTTTGGTACAAAAAATTCAATACGTACAAAAATCTATTAGACTAATATTATCTATTAAGCTTTCCAATATGAACATGGTGAAGGTTTTTGCAGACTTTCGTATACAGGATTTGATGCCGCcgatagaaaaataaacaacGGAAACGTTTTGTCCACAATTTGttttaggacaatgatattttaacaacactttttgacaacttttttgacaacgggacacgtgtcaccatttcattcgtctgtttgaatttattttaaaaaaatatttgaaacggaccaatcataagctGTCATGTACGTGTtgtcaaaatgttgtcaaagaaatggttgttaaagagactttttcctttgttttatcATGATAACGTAGACCAAAGGAagaaactttgatatatttataattcaGGTAAAATATGtcgttttataaaatatttctaaataaaatctCAGTTTTAAATTTTCGTAAAAGTACATTTTCATGGTGatgttattcttatttatttatttacgtaaaattttataattttcaatctGAATTGACTCTTCCCTTGTCTTATATCTCCTAATTCCTAAAAAATTAGGTAAGAGTGTGAAACTATAATTTCTCTTTCACATAAGGTTGACAAATAAAAGTGTATTAATTCTACCATTTACACCACAATTTGATTTACTCTTTTCAATGAAAAACTTCCAAATTTAGTATAAGACAAGTGATTTAAATGGAGCAGATACACATAATTAATGAGATATTTTAACAGATTTAGTTTTAGCTAAATAGAAAAACTTcatatccatatatatatatatatatatggagatTTCCCAGAACTAGACGATTTAATTACATCATAAATATATTGCAGTGGAAAgagaaatgttaaaaaaaacaaaaagaaaaaacaaacctGCAATTCTCAATGGTTTTGGGGAGGAATTCGATGAAGTTGCCCGAGACATTTAAAACCTTAAGCTTAGAGAGACAACCAATGGAATTAGGAAGAGACTTAAGCTGGTTGGACCGAACATCCAACACCTCCATGTTTAGCAGTCTCGCAGTTAAGGATTCAGGAATTTCCTGTTAcagcaaaaatatattttttatgtataataacCATAGAATGCAAAAAAAGAAGACGATTTCATTTCTCCTTCTTTATTCTGTACTGAACCAGCCATTAATGTTCATTTTGCCCTTCAAAACTCATCTTTATGataaggaaaaaggaaaaagacagAAGATAAGtgagttatatatatttggaaGCACATGCACTTATCCATGTTTTTGAACTCACTTCgtcatcttctttcttttcagtgcaa
This DNA window, taken from Vigna radiata var. radiata cultivar VC1973A chromosome 5, Vradiata_ver6, whole genome shotgun sequence, encodes the following:
- the LOC106761606 gene encoding plant intracellular Ras-group-related LRR protein 6 — translated: MNIYHLQHLHNHQPMMRKRERNKGLEKERLQVMDLSGMSLDSLPKPSLDLATISKLDLSNNNLQEIPESLTARLLNMEVLDVRSNQLKSLPNSIGCLSKLKVLNVSGNFIEFLPKTIENCRALEELNANFNKLSKLPDTIGFELINLKKLSVNSNKLVFLPSSTSHLTSLKVLDARLNCLRALPEDLENLINLETLNVSQNFQYLETLPYSIGLLLSLVELDVSYNNIKTLPESIGCLKNLKKLSVEGNPLVCPSVEVVEQGLHVVMEFMQHKMNSSDQRPAKKRWWMMKMVKCGTFNKHVRGGKRPEHEGYNMLKHQKINGLASPGFMGMLSPLRFFSSPRHSFS